Below is a genomic region from Candidatus Atribacteria bacterium ADurb.Bin276.
AAACATAACTGCCTGGATCGAACTGTTGATGTTTGCTACAAGCACATTCGGGAATTCCTGCCCTTTGGTGTAGTACCCGAGCATGCTTGCAGGATAGAGTTTTCCGATAATCAGAGAACTGAGGTTGTTATATATTACATCCATCAGGCCCGATACCAGGAGTTTCCAGCCAAACGAGAACAGCTCTTTTACCCGTGTGAGCGAGAAGAGAAGTTTTGGCCGCCATTTCACGGTAAGCCACATGATTGCGCAGAGTGCTATGATCGAGGTAAGCTGCTGGCCGACAAGTGCCCAGACGCCGTACCCTGCGTATGCCATAGCAACTCCTACGACCCCAGAGAGGAGGACGGCACCCAGGCTGCTGATGAAGAGTTTCCTGAACTGGAAGTTCCTCGCAATGACTGCGCTCTGGATAGTATTTACGGCTCCGAAGAAGAGCGTAAGGCCGAGTACGCGGAGAACCGGGGTTATCAATGGCTGGTTGTAGAATGCTGCAATGAAGGGAGCTGCCAGAAAGAGGATGCCGTAGAATACGAGTGCAACCACCAGGGTGAGGTAGAACACCGATGAGTAATCCTCATCAGTTACTTCTTTTTTCTGGATGAGGGCGGTTCCAAGCCCGCTCTGCACAAAGGTCTGGGAGATTGAGATGAAGACCACAATCAGCGCGATTATACCGTAGTCTTCAGGGAGAAGCAGGCGCGCGAGGATAATCTGTACAATGAATTGTACCCCGGACACTCCCCCACGTTCCAGAGATTTCCAGAAGAGCGAGGAGAGTACGCTGGTTTTGAGATTATCTTCGGGCATGGATGAGTGGGAATTTATTGGATTCTGTTCTATTTGAGGCTACGGTTTTGAATTCATTGTTTTGGTTCATTGTCTATCTAATTTCTAGTGGAGAGTTTGACTATTGTAGGATAGATAGTTTGATCGGGCTTGCCCTGCTTTAGTATACTTGTAGTTATGTACTCAGTAGTGCTGTTCTCTTTTGGGGCTTAAAGACAGATCTGAGGATTATGACTCTAAGTGAATTTGCTCCACTGCATGAACATCTGCTCAAATTACTCGCAGTTGTTCGTGCCCTCCCAAAACTGCCAGCGCAATGATCCCCTCTAGATTGAAGAATATTCGGGAAAATCGTTCACCCTCACCGCATTTGTACCGTCTGCCGGACCAATTACTTCGTTTTAGGTATTGACAAATATTTGCTCATATAGAATGATCTATTGTCAATCGCCTTTGAATGCGTTGAAGACGGAGGTTCTGAAGCGCTAACGGAGAATCCGTTTTTATCATAGAAACTTATCGCGGATGTATTTACTTTATCTACTTCAAGTTCAATGCAGTGCATACCCTTTTTAGATGAGTCGTCTTGAACTAAGTCTAAGAGAAACTTCCCAATTCCTCTCCCTTGATATTTAGGTAGTACCCCAATTATTGTGATAAATGTCTTCTTACTCTCGGGGTTCATGTAGAACGCAACGATTCCAACATCTTTGTTATCCAAATTGGCAAAAAAAACGTTTCCCAAGTGGGGTTCAAACCACGATCAGAAATGTTCGGAGCGAAAGGAGGTACCATGGTTGCAATTTGACCTATCAGCACTCATTAAAGCTATTCCTGCTTTACTTTATGGAGCATCGGTTACCTTAAGAATTACAGTTTTATCAATCGCTATGGGTTTAGTAATTGGGTTTGTAACCGGCTTGGCACGGGTTTGGCCTAATATTGTATTCCGTACGGTTTCGAGTACCTATATCGAGCTTATACGAGGAACTCCTTTATTAGTTCAGATTTTTATTGTCTATTTTGGTTTACCTGCTTTGGGTCTCAATTTAGATCCTTTTATCGCAGGTATGATAGCTATGGGAATCAACAGCGGTGCCTATATCGGCGAAATTGTTCGAGGTGGCATTGAATCAATTGCTAAGGGTCAAATGGAAGCTGCCCGGTCTTTGGGGCTAACCTACTGGCAGGCCATGAGATACGTTATTCTTCCTCAAACATTGGTTCGGATCTTGCCAGCATTAGGTAATGAATTCATCGCATTATTGAAGGATTCATCTTTGGTATCAACCATTGCCATTGCGGAATTAACCCGTTCGGGACAGATCATTATAACCCGGACCTTTAAATCGTTTGAAATTTGGTCGGGGGTCGCTCTTTTTTATTTTATAATGACCTATACCATATCAAGAATTGTGAAATATTCTGAGAAGAGGTTACGTTACGGTGAGTAGGTGGGCTATTGAGGTCAATGGATTAAATAAATTTTTTAATACCAATCATGTATTAAAGAATATTGATATCCGAGTTCCTTTTGGTGAAGTGGTTTCAATTATTGGTGCATCCGGTTCGGGGAAAAGTACCTTTCTGCGCTGTTTAAATGGTATTGAAACCATACACAGTGGTGAAATTATTATTAACGGAGTCAAAATTACCGATAAAAAGGTTAATATAAATATTGTTCGGCAATCTATTGGAATGATATTCCAGAGTTTTAATCTTTTTCCTCATATGACAGTTTTAAGTAATATTACCCTAGCTCTCCAAAAAGTGAAGAAAATGTCTAAGGCGGAATCGGAAAAGGCATCTCTTCGTTTATTAGAAAAAGTCGGTTTGGAAGAAAAAGCTGATTCTTATCCCATTCAGCTTTCTGGTGGTCAACAACAAAGAGTGGCAATTGCACGAGCGTTGGCAATGAATCCCCGAGTGATGATGTTTGATGAGCCTACTTCAGCTTTAGACCCGGAAACAGTCAATGATGTTTTAGATGTTATGAAAGAATTGGCTCGGGAGGGAATGACAATGGTGGTTGTAACCCATGAAATGGGATTTGCACGAGAAGTTGCCGATCGAGTGGTGTATATTGATGAGGGGAGAATTATTGAGGACGGAAAGCCGGAAGATATTTTTTATAATCCGAAGAATCCTCGCTTACGGGATTTCCTAGGTAAAATTATTAATGTATAGTGAAGAGAGATTATTTTTAATTAAAAAATCAGAGGGAGAGACATGAGACAGATAAAAGTTGGAGTCATTGGATTTGGAACAGTTGGAATGGGCACCGTAAAAGCCCTTTGGAATCAAAAAGAAGAAATCGAAAAAGAATTAGGGGTAGGGATTAAAGTCGTTAAAATAGTTGACAAAGAATGGATGATTGGTCGACCTATGGTGGTTCCGCCGGATATTAAAAGTAGCGATCCATCAGAAGTGATTGATGACCCAGAAATAGAAATTGTCGTCGAAGCAGTTGGTGGAATCGATCCTGCTTTTGAATATGTTTCACAGGCTTTAGCCCGGGGAAAGACAGTTATTACTCCTAATAAAGAACTTATTGCAAAAAAGGGTCGAGAGTTATTTCAACTGGCTGCTCAGAATGAAACCGACGTTTATTTCGAGGGTGCGGTTGGAGGTGGGATACCAATAATCCATACCCTTAAAGAGCAACTTCTTGGCGACGACATCTTAGAGGTTATTGGGATAGTCAATGGAACAACGAACTATATTCTTTCAGAAATGTCTCTCAGAAAATCATCATTTGAAAAAGCTTTGGAAGAAGCAAAAAGAAAAGGATTTGCAGAGCCAGTACCAACAAATGATATAGAAGGATTTGATTCAACCTATAAAATTGCCATCTTGGCAACTTTATGTTTTCATGGACGAGTTGATGTCGATAAGGTATATCGGGAAGGAATTACCCGTATTTTGACTGATGATATCGAATACGCCCGAGAATTAGGATACACAATTAAGCTATTGGCAATTGCCCGAAGAATTGGAGAAGATATAGAACTTCGAGTTCAACCAGTTCTTCTACCGCTTTCTCATCCTCTCTCATCGGTGTTTGGAGTTGAAAACGCTATATATGTCCGTTCACGAACCCGCGATTTGACATTTCGGGGTCCTGGTGCTGGTGGTGATGCAACCGGAAGTGCCATGGTTGGAGATATTATAGATGCCATCCGAAATATTAAGTATGCAGCCAGAGGACGGGTAGGGTGTACTTGTATGAGAGACTTAACTGTTCTTCCTATGGAGAGCTTACTATCCCAAAATTGTGTTCGAGTTTTAGCCTTAGACGTTCCGGGAGTGTTGGGTAAAATCGCCAGCGAGTTTGGCAATTCAGGGGTCAGTTTGTCAGCTGTCAAACAACCGATTAGCACTCCAGGTAAGCTTACTAATATTTATTTTTTAACCCATCGAATTCAAGAGAGAAATATACAGAATGCCATTAAAAGTATCCAAAAACTCGATGTGGTCAAAGATGTATATGCCATCCGAGTGGAAGATGGTGAATCCTAAAAAAGTGTTTTCTTAAAATATTTATTGTCATGAGCGTAGTGATAGTTTGCAATCCGAGGGTTCAGGATGATGATTTTTTTTAAAATTCTTCCATAAAGGCTTGATTTATCATGCCCATTCCGTTATTCTGAGGAGTCCGGTGTCTTTTACCGGACTACGTAAGAATCTCATCATTGAAAATATTTATAAAGAAAGAAACAAAAAGGTGAGATTCTCACGGATTCGAAAAGCGAAGCTTCGGGATGGTGCATTGCTAAAATTACCTCTTGCCAAGATTTTTAACTCCTTCTCCCTTGATGGGAGAAGGTTAGGATGAGGATGAAAACCCAAGATTCGACATGCCATGGCAGGTCGCTACATTAAACGGGCACAATTCATTGTGCCCCTACGGATAAGATATTCATTTGTAGGGGCTTGGCAAGCCAAACCCTCAGATTATTAAGATTTCACCAAAGAAAGGAGGTAATAAAATGGAACCAGAAGAAATGAAAACTATCTTGCATTGTGTTCGCTGTCAAAAAGACTGTGAGCATGTTGTCATTTACCATAGAGGAATGATTTCATCAATTGTTTGTCAAAAGTGCGGCATTGAAATCGGATTTGACCAAAAAAAGCTTATGGCTTGCTATGGAGAAGACTTGGTCAACCGGGTACTAACCAAACCACGCCGAATTACTGAAGAATATGAAAAAGACCTTATAAAGTTTATGAAAGACATTCCCTTTCGTATCATAACCAAACCTTATCGTTTGATTAAGGAAATTGATCCTTTTAAGAATTGAAAAATTCGGTTCTCTCCGCACCTCAATATTGACTTGTAAACCACTATACCGCTTTGTATTAAAAAATGATTCGGGGGAAACACATAATTTAAGCCGTTATTATGAAGAGAGCAGTGATGTTTTGCAATCTCTTCAAACCTTCTCGATTATTCTGAACGGCATATTAGGCTGTGTAAGAATCTTATCCACTCTTTCCGTCATTCAGAGGAGTCCGGTGTTTTTTACCGGACGACGTGAGAATCCCATCCTTTAGATATGCCATAATAAATTGGTAATCTTAGATTTTTTAACAGTATTTTAATGTGGTTTGCTTTATCAAACCACTCTAAATCCGTCATTGCAAGGAGCATCCTGTGTGACGTGGCAATCTCATTTAGCAATTCTTTCATTCAGAGGAGTCCGGTGTTTTAACCGGACATTATAAGAATCTCATCTTTTTCAATTCCTTAGATCTACAATTTCTCAATACTACCAATAATAAAAGTTGACTCATGAGATTGCCACGACCTCAAAAAACCAGGTCTCGCAATGACGAGCCAGAGTTCCTTCTCCCTCTAATCCTCTCCCATTTCATGATCTTTATTACGAATCACCCAAGTCATTATACAAATGACAGTAGACAAAATGCTCAGAGGTAATAGCTTTCCTATCCGGTATTTCCTTAGAACAAATATCCATTTGTTGAGGACAACGAGTATGGAATCGACATCCAGTTGGTGGATTTAGAGGACTGGGAGGATCTCCTTCAAGAATTAAGCGATCCTTTTTCAGGGTAGGATCGGGGACGGGTATTGACGAAAGAAGTGCCATAGTATAAGGATGGAGTGGGTTTTCGAATATTTCATCTGTTGGAGCTGTTTCAACAATTCTTCCTAAATACATGACGGCTATTCGGTTACTAATATGCTTTACCACACTCAGGTCATGAGAGATAAAGAGATATGTGAGCTTCATTTCCTGTTGAAGATCAATGAGTAAATTTAAAATTTGAGCCTGAATAGAAACGTCAAGAGCCGAAACCGGTTCGTCACACACGATAAAATCTGGTTTTAAAATCAATGCTCGGGCTATTCCTATTCTTTGACGTTGTCCCCCGGAAAATTCATGAGGATATCGCTTGAGGTCCTCCTGAGTTAAGCCCACCTTTTCTATAGTTTCATCTAAACGTTTTTTCCGATCTTGAGAATTGGACATTCCATGGATAATCAAAGGCTCTTCAAGAATAAACCGAATCGACTTACGAGGATTCAAAGACGCAAAGGGATCTTGAAAGACAATTTGCATCTTTTTACGATAAGGCTTAAAATTCTTTTCTGGGATTTTTAATAGGTTTTGGTTCTCATAGATAATTTTCCCCGCAGTTGGCTCAATTAAGCGAAGAATACATCGTCCTAATGTACTTTTTCCACAACCAGACTCTCCAACCAATCCAAGGGTTTCTCCGCTCAATATGTCGAGGCCAACAGCATTGACCGCATCAACCACTCCCTTTTCATTGGTGGTTTGGTCATATAAGTAAAATTGTTTGCTTAGCTGTTGCAGGGATATCAATAAAGGTGACATGCGACCCAGTGATCCTTTTCAATTTCTTTTAATAATGGTTCGGTGGTTGAGCAAATCGTCATTTTTTTAGAACAACGGGGATGGAATCGGCATCCACCCGGGGGAAAACATAGATTGGGAACTCTTCCTGGGATTGATTCCAAACGTTGCCGATCCCTCTGAATTCGGGGAATGGCATTTAATAGAGAAACGGTGTAAGGGTGACGGGTATTTGAAAAGATGGAATAAACATCAGCTCTTTCAACGATTTTTCCAGCATACATGACCGCAACTTGCTGACAGGTTTCAGCTACAATACCTAAATCATGGGTGATGAGAAGGACCGCAGTTTGAAATTCCCTTTTGAGATCGTTAATAAGTGAGATGATTTGAGCTTGTATAGTCACATCAAGAGCAGTGGTTGGTTCGTCGGCGATTAAAAGAGCTGGGCGGCAAGCTAAAGCCATAGCAATCATGACTCTCTGTCGCATCCCACCACTCATTTGATGGGGGTATTCTCTGAACCGTCTTTTTGGTTCGGGTATGCGCACTCTTTTTAGAAGTTCAATGGCTTGTTTTTCTGCTTCTGGTATACTAAGTTTTTGATGAATAGTCAGCACTTCAACAATTTCCTTTCCGACAGGAAATACCGGATCCAGGGAGGTCATCGGTTCTTGAAAAATCATTGAAATTTTTTTCCCTCGGATGGTATACATTTCCTCTTCGGTTTTTTTAACTAGATCATCGCCTAAAAAGATGATTTGACCATCCACAATTTTACCCTGGGGTTTGGGGTAGAGTTTGAGAATGGAGAGGGCAGTCATGCTTTTCCCGCAACCTGATTCACCAACCAACCCGAGGGTTTGGTTGGCAGCTATATTAAGGTCAACCCCATCAACAGCCTGGACAATTCCTGATGGAGTGGTCAGATAAGTTTTTAAATTATTGATTTGGAGAATAATATCATTCATAGTTTTCATACTCGTAAACGCGGATCAAGAGCATCGCGTAGACCATCTCCTAAGAGGTTTAACCCTAATACCGACAACATAATCGCTAAGCCCGGGAAGGTTGCTGCCCACCAGGCTCCTGAAGTTA
It encodes:
- the glnQ_3 gene encoding Glutamine transport ATP-binding protein GlnQ; protein product: MSRWAIEVNGLNKFFNTNHVLKNIDIRVPFGEVVSIIGASGSGKSTFLRCLNGIETIHSGEIIINGVKITDKKVNINIVRQSIGMIFQSFNLFPHMTVLSNITLALQKVKKMSKAESEKASLRLLEKVGLEEKADSYPIQLSGGQQQRVAIARALAMNPRVMMFDEPTSALDPETVNDVLDVMKELAREGMTMVVVTHEMGFAREVADRVVYIDEGRIIEDGKPEDIFYNPKNPRLRDFLGKIINV
- the oppD_6 gene encoding Oligopeptide transport ATP-binding protein OppD; protein product: MKTMNDIILQINNLKTYLTTPSGIVQAVDGVDLNIAANQTLGLVGESGCGKSMTALSILKLYPKPQGKIVDGQIIFLGDDLVKKTEEEMYTIRGKKISMIFQEPMTSLDPVFPVGKEIVEVLTIHQKLSIPEAEKQAIELLKRVRIPEPKRRFREYPHQMSGGMRQRVMIAMALACRPALLIADEPTTALDVTIQAQIISLINDLKREFQTAVLLITHDLGIVAETCQQVAVMYAGKIVERADVYSIFSNTRHPYTVSLLNAIPRIQRDRQRLESIPGRVPNLCFPPGGCRFHPRCSKKMTICSTTEPLLKEIEKDHWVACHLY
- the hom gene encoding Homoserine dehydrogenase yields the protein MRQIKVGVIGFGTVGMGTVKALWNQKEEIEKELGVGIKVVKIVDKEWMIGRPMVVPPDIKSSDPSEVIDDPEIEIVVEAVGGIDPAFEYVSQALARGKTVITPNKELIAKKGRELFQLAAQNETDVYFEGAVGGGIPIIHTLKEQLLGDDILEVIGIVNGTTNYILSEMSLRKSSFEKALEEAKRKGFAEPVPTNDIEGFDSTYKIAILATLCFHGRVDVDKVYREGITRILTDDIEYARELGYTIKLLAIARRIGEDIELRVQPVLLPLSHPLSSVFGVENAIYVRSRTRDLTFRGPGAGGDATGSAMVGDIIDAIRNIKYAARGRVGCTCMRDLTVLPMESLLSQNCVRVLALDVPGVLGKIASEFGNSGVSLSAVKQPISTPGKLTNIYFLTHRIQERNIQNAIKSIQKLDVVKDVYAIRVEDGES
- the glnP gene encoding Glutamine transport system permease protein GlnP; translated protein: MQFDLSALIKAIPALLYGASVTLRITVLSIAMGLVIGFVTGLARVWPNIVFRTVSSTYIELIRGTPLLVQIFIVYFGLPALGLNLDPFIAGMIAMGINSGAYIGEIVRGGIESIAKGQMEAARSLGLTYWQAMRYVILPQTLVRILPALGNEFIALLKDSSLVSTIAIAELTRSGQIIITRTFKSFEIWSGVALFYFIMTYTISRIVKYSEKRLRYGE
- the oppF_7 gene encoding Oligopeptide transport ATP-binding protein OppF, which produces MSPLLISLQQLSKQFYLYDQTTNEKGVVDAVNAVGLDILSGETLGLVGESGCGKSTLGRCILRLIEPTAGKIIYENQNLLKIPEKNFKPYRKKMQIVFQDPFASLNPRKSIRFILEEPLIIHGMSNSQDRKKRLDETIEKVGLTQEDLKRYPHEFSGGQRQRIGIARALILKPDFIVCDEPVSALDVSIQAQILNLLIDLQQEMKLTYLFISHDLSVVKHISNRIAVMYLGRIVETAPTDEIFENPLHPYTMALLSSIPVPDPTLKKDRLILEGDPPSPLNPPTGCRFHTRCPQQMDICSKEIPDRKAITSEHFVYCHLYNDLGDS